The genomic segment tcctttcctcttcccctctgaGACTTTGGGTTGATTTCACTCtctaaatatgaagctatagccagctgctggttagcctagcttagcattaagacacAGACAGCTCACTGTCAGAGTTCACTGATTTATATGATCCATCTGGTTTCAAAAGAACAAcaaatggttttaaaaagggTTTTATGTGCAGGAACTGTTTCTTGAGCCCTCAGGTTTGGTCAAAGTCCTTAAGTCTGGTCAGAGTCCTCAGGTCAGGTTAGAACCCTCAGGTTTGGTTACAGTCCTCAGGTTTGGTCAGGGTCCTTAAGTCTGGTCAGAGTCCTCAGGTCAGGTTAGAACCCTCAGGTTTGGTTACAGTCCTCAGGTTTGGTCAGGGTCCTAAGGGCTAGTCAGGATCTACAGGTTTGGTCAGGGTCCTCGGGTCTGATCTTATTTCTCAGGTTTGGTCCCAATCCTCAGGTTCGGTCAGGGTCCTCAAATTCAGTCAGAGTCCTCCGGTTTGGTCAGAGTCTCAGGTTTGGTCAGGGCCTTTGGGCTTCTTAAAGGATAATTTTAGAAGCATAATCACTTCCTTTTGTCTTACAGGTGTTCTGGAATTGAACAGGACAGTAGAGTCTCCATCACACCCTTcatcaccctcctcccctctcagtCTCCCCGCCCCCAGCCCATACTCAGACTCTGGTTACCATAGAAACAGCGGTGGTGCAGGCTCTGCGGAGGACTCAGACTCTGGTGCTCAGGGGATCCATCTCCTCTTGAGACCTCCAGATCTCTTGTCCCCCAGCCttcccccacccctccccccacaCACCCAGCCTACCCtaacccctcctcccccctgggAGCAGGGTCCCTCCCTGGAAGAGGCCTGGGGTTCGGGAGACTACATGGAGACCCTGTCTTTCATGGTGCCCGATGGCGAAGAGATGGCCTTAGCCACCCCGCTGCCCAACCACACCTATGACGAGGATGACGGGGGGGACTGGGTCTCCTACGACACTGCCTTCCCAGCACGTcccaccctccccctctcctcccgcctccccctctccccctcctcctccacccccagTATCCCCCTGCACACTCGTCCCACCCATCCGAACGTCTTCCCTGCCTGGGATGATGACTATGACCTGGAAGACATGATGCCTCTGGAAccgacagagctgctgctgccggacATGAACAGTCTGGAGTACTACACCAACCTGCTGGCacgggagagggagaaggagagagagcaagacCGGGACCGGGTCAACCGGACTGACTCAGAGCCCCCCATCACtcccacaacaacacaaacccACCACTCCCCTCCATCTCCGCCACTGAGCTCCGGTCCTTCTCCAGGATGGGAGCCCAAGCTTCCCCGCGCAAGACCCACCCCTCCCCTCACCCTCTCACCTACACTCACTGGTGGCAAGTCACCCACCACTAAAACACCCTCTGCCCCATCTCCACCTGCTCCAAGACCAAAAGACCATGCCCCAGTCCCGGGCAGACACCCTCTTCACCCCCCTTCAAACACCACTGGCCGGGggcctccccctccacctctgggACCTCCTACCCGCCCAGACAGACCAGAGAGGCCTCCAGTGGTCATAGAGAAGCCAGGAAGCGCTCCACCCACCAGGACcattaccaccaccaccaaggctacaaccaccaccaccaccggcattaccaccaccaccacccaaaTCACAGCCATCAGCTTGACCAGAGCCCCTCCAGTCACTACACCCAGAGTGGCCCAGACTCCACCCACCAGACAGTACCTGTGTAACGTCACCAAGCCAGAGATGTACCTGGTCAGAGTAGGTAAGAGATCAGAGGTCATGTGACAGGAAATCAGGTGGTGCTGAGACACACCAACAGGTGGAGTCAGctgatctgtgtgtttgtctcctgcaGTCAGCTCCAAAGGTTCGTCAGCAGGTTTTGGTCAAGTCAGAGATCTTCTGAAGAGAGAATTCAACCGctcagtggagctgcaggtaCAAACACCACCTCCTCAAAAACCACCTCCTCAAACACTGCCTCCTCCATGAATCCTTTACTTTGTCTTCAGATCATCCTAATCAATGGAAAACATGATTCTTTGTTGTTTGCTCTCTCTGAGGTTTGAGTGTTAATATTGATTGTTCTCACTTGTTTTATTGACCCTTAATTAAAATCAGATTGACCACACCTTTAATTCACCTTGATGATGtcagatgattgacagctgtctGTCACGTCTCTGCTTCCTTGTCAGTTCCTGAGAACTCCGTCCAGTTTCGCCTTCCGAGTCGTGTCAGGACCGCTGATCTACACCGCCATGTCAGTCATAAATGCCCTTCGCCAACCGCCACGTGGTTCTGGCCCTGTTCCCACTGTGTCACCGCTCTACACCATACCTGACCTCAGGTACCAGGTGCACTCGGTGCTGCAGTTTATACCCACCCACATTGACATTAGAGTCTGCAACTTCAGTGACCAAGTTGAGAGAGGGCTGATGATGGCATACGCTGAGACACGGAGACGATCTAATGAAGCAGGAAACATCACTGTACAGGTGAGTCAGCTACCTGAACTACGTCACCGTACAGGTGGGCCTGTCACCAGTTTTACCCGTTTCCATATCATATTAATCAGAGAAAAGTACAAAACCCTCCAACTGGAGAAACCTGAACCGGctattaattgattattcaaaCATGGATATAAAGATCAGTGTTGTGAATGAACTACCTGATCAATCACTGAATAGTTCCAATGATCATCACTCAAAATCAAGTGTCACATCTTCTAAATTCTGATTCCGAGGCAATTAGTCTTTCATAGACAAGTTTGTAATGAGCATatatgatctgtgtgtgtgtgtgtgtcttctccaGCTGTTGAACATCACCATGGGCGTGGCCCGGCTGGGAGCAGAGCAGAAGGTTTCTGTTGACATCACATTTGCGGTGCGTGATGGGCGGGACTACCTgccagggtcagaggtcagcgaCCACCTGAGGAAGCTCAGCCTAGTCGAGTTCAGTTTCTACGTCGGATTTCCTGCCCTCCAGATCGCAGAACGTACGACACAAAtgcattttaacacaattttGCTGTCACTGTCTTACTGTGTCTGCACATGTCATaacaaaagtaaatattaagtataatatgtaataaatgtttgttaCACATGTGTTAAATATTTAGCATTAGTTCAGCATGTTTAATGCAGGATGaacacacaacattaacattaacaagtGTGTGTTATATATGTGTTAGATATAAATTAATATGTGTTAAACATTCCcataagctaacattgtgaaagaatcGTTTGTACAACAATCGATTAATTTTTTTGATCAACAGAaccacaaaatgtcagaatatgaTCCATTTGTTATAACActtggaaagtctagaagagcctCATGATTCAGTCACTTTAGCTCTTTTAAAGTTAGCCAGGCACTTAATAGGAATTTTGCGGGGTTGGTTGGCAGAAGTCTCTAGTGCGCTTGTTCTCTATCAGCCGCACAATGTGgaagatttattatttttcttcccaGGAAGTCAAGCTTTTTCAGCTTCATGTGAGCAGGTTTCATAGGAATAAACAGGGCTccgcctccaacactgtgtccaggtCTTATTATATGTATATGGTCCAAACAGGGAGTTTAGAGCACTGTGGGAGTGTTTCCATTGCTAGCACTGGActtaacttcagtagacatctctacAACACAGTACAAAGCTGTCATACCACAGatctgttatttcttttcagcctgttgatcattttagtaaATCTTTTAATTTTCCAACTAAAACTCTaacatactgcacctttgaatgtattaaacatgaaataaacatgtgCTAATGTGTGTTTAACTTGTGTAAAATGGtgtgaaacagtttgaaatattatatatgtgtgtctACGGGTACACAGCGTTCCACTACCCTGAGCTGAACACGTCTCACCACCTGCGCTCTACCTGGGTTCGTACAGGTGAGATCACATctcagttttgtttctgcttttaaaCCAATCCACCTCCATCTTTTATACAAGACCATGTAGATAGTTGTAGTTTGTGTGAGGACACACTGCTGGTGGAAACTAGTTATGTTATTGTCTGGATTATTTGACTCTATTTTGCTGAGATGATGCAGAAATCTCTGACTGGTTTCTgaagtatttaaaaacaaaatacactgGAATCcagtttctgtgtctgtgtgtgttaatgtgtgtgtgtgtgttgtttcagtcCTGTTGGGGGTTCAGGAGCAGTTGGTGGCTGAGAGAAGTTTTAAAGCTCGACTAGAGAGAcgtctggctctgctgctggaggaaggACTGCAGACGTCCAGCAGGAGGCGCCTGAGGAGAGCGACAGCTGTGGGCAACAACAGTCTgcaggtagatgcacacactatacaggtacatacacacaccatacaggtcggtgcacacactatacaggtagatgcacacaccatacaggtagatgcacacaccatacaggtacatacacacaccatacaggtagatgcacacaccatacaggtacatacacacatcatacaggtacatacacacactatacaggtcggtgcacacactatacaggtacatacacacaccatacaggtagatgcacacagtatacaggtacatacacacactatacaggtagatgcacacactatacaggtagatgcacacaccatacaggtacatacacacaccatacaggtagatgcacacactatacaggtacatacacacaccatacaggtcggtgcacacactatacaggtagatgcacacaccatacaggtagatgcacacaccatacaggtacatacacacaccatacaggtagatgcacacaccatacaggtacatacacacaccatacaggtacatacacacactatacaggtcggtgcacacactatacaggtacatacacacaccatacaggtagatgcacacagtatacaggtacatacacacactatacaggtagatgcacacactatacaggtacatacacacaccatacaggtagatgcacacactatacaggtagatgcacacagtatacaggtacatacacacaccatacaggtcgatgcacacactatacaggtacatacacacaccatacaggtagatgcacacactatacaggtacatacacacaccatacaggtacatacacacaccatacaggtcggtgcacacactatacaggtacagacacacaccatacaggtagatgcacacactatacaggtacatacacacaccatacaggtacatacacacaccatacaggtcagtgcacacactatacaggtacatacacacaccatacaggtagatgcacacactatacaggtacatacacacacaatacaggtacatacacacaccatagaGGTCGgtgcacacactatacaggtacatacacacaccatacaggtagatgcacacactatacaggtacatacacacaccatacaggtacatacacacaccatacaggtcagtgcacacactatacaggtacatacacacaccatacaggtagatgcacacaccatacaggtagatgcacacactataccggcacatacacacaccgtacaggtagatgcacacaccatacaggtacatacacacactatacaggtcggtgcacacactatacaggtacatacacacaccataccgGTAGATGCccacaccatacaggtagatgcacacaccataccggtacatacacacaccatacaggtagatgcacacaccatacaggtagatgcacacaccataccggtacatacacacaccatacaggtagatgcacacaccataCACGTCgatgcacacactatacaggtatatacacacactatacaggtcGGTGCACACACTATAcaagtacatacacacaccataccggtagatgcacacaccatacaggtacatacacacactatacaggtagatgcacacactatacaggtacatacacaccatacaggtcgatgcacacactatacaggtatatacacacactatacaggtcGGTGCACACACTATAcaagtacatacacacaccatacaggtcagtgcacacactatacaggtacatacacacaccatacaggtagatgcacacactatacaggtacatacacacacaccatacaggtacatacacacaccatacaggtcggtgcacacactatacaggtacatacacacaccatacaggtagatgcacacactatacaggtacatacacacaccatacaggtacatacacacaccatacaggtagatgcacacaccatacaggtagatgcacacactataccggcacatacacacaccgtacaggtagatgcacacaccatacaggtacatacacacactatacaggtcggtgcacacactatacaggtacatacacacaccataccgGTAGATGCccacaccatacaggtagatgcacacaccataccggtacatacacacaccatacaggtagatgcacacaccatacaggtagatgcacacaccataccggtacatacacacaccatacaggtagatgcacacaccataCACGTCgatgcacacactatacaggtagatgcacacactatacaggtagatgcacacactatacaggtacatacacaccatacaggtcgatgcacacactatacaggtatatacacacactatacaggtcGGTGCACACACTATAcaagtacatacacacaccatacaggtcagtgcacacactatacaggtacatacacacaccatacaggtagatgcacacactatacaggtacatacacacacaccatacaggtacatacacacaccatacaggtcggtgcacacactatacaggtacataaacacaccatacaggtagatgcacacactatacaggtacatacacacaccatacaggtacatacacacaccatacaggtcagtgcacacactatacaggtgcatacacacaccatacaggtagatgcacacaccatacaggtagatgcacacactataccggcacatacacacaccgtacaggtagatgcacacaccatacaggtacatacacacactatacaggtcggtgcacacactatacaggtacatacacacaccataccgGTAGATGCccacaccatacaggtagatgcacacaccataccggtacatacacacaccatacaggtagatgcacacaccatacaggtagatgcacacaccataccggtacatacacacaccatacaggtagatgcacacaccatacaggtacatacacacaccatacaggtcgatgcacacactatacaggtatatacacacactatacaggtcGGTGCACACACTATAcaagtacatacacacaccataccgGTAGATGCccacaccatacaggtagatgcacacaccataccggtacatacacacaccatacaggtagatgcacacaccatacaggtagatgcacacaccataccggtacatacacacaccatacaggtagatgcacacaccatacaggtacatacacacaccatacaggtcgatgcacacactatacaggtatatacacacactatacaggtcGGTGCACACACTATAcaagtacatacacacaccataccggtagatgcacacaccatacaggtacatacacacactatacaggtagatgcacacactatacaggtacatacacaccatacaggtcgatgcacacactatacaggtatatacacacactatacaggtcGGTGCACACACTATAcaagtacatacacacaccatatcGGTAGATGCccacaccatacaggtagatgcacacaccataccggtacatacacacaccatacaggtagatgcacacaccatacaggtacatacacacacaccatacaggtagatgcacacactatacaggtacatacacacaccatacaggtagatgcacacactatacaggaagatgcacacactatacaggtacatacacacaccataccggtagatgcacacaccatacaggtagatgcacacaccatacaggtagatgcaGACACTATACaggaacatacacacaccatacaggtagatgcacacaccatacaggtagatgcacacagTATACgggtacatacacacactatacaggtagatgcacacactatacaggtacatacacacaccatacaggtacatacacacactatacaggtagatgcacacactatacaggtacatacacacaccatacaggtagatgcacacattatacaggtacatacacacaccatacaggtagatgcacacactatacaggtacatacacacactatacaggtagatacacacaccatacaggtagatgcacacagtatacaggtacatacacacactatacaggtacatacacacaccatacaggtagatgcacacaccatacaggtagatgcacacaccatacaggtacatacacacatcataCAGGTAGATACATGTTCTGACTCTTTCGCTCTGTCCGAGTGGTTTGTTCGATCCTTAACTGATTCACTGATTCAGTTTTACCTGTCATGTCTCAGGTGGTTCGAGTAACAAAGTTGTCAGGGCCAGAGCGCCCCCTGGAGGTCTTTTATTTTGTGGAGGGTCCAGGTGGAGAGCGGATACCAGCCGAGGTGACAGCAGCCACCCTGAACCGCCTGGACCTTCAGCGAGCCGCCATCGTACTCGGACACCGAGTCCAGAGACCACTTGCCCAACGTGAGTCCACACCTCAGAACAGCTGATCACAAACTGATAACCTTGAACCAGAGCCCAAATGTCTCACGTCTCCTCACCTGCCCTTCACTTGTGTCTCACCTGTATCTAACTCTATGTCCCCGGCCGctcatctgtctctcactgGCATCTCAGCTGTATCTCACCTGTATGTCACGttgtctcacctgtctccaGCTGTGGAAACTCTGTCCGTCCCCCCGGCAGAGACTCAGAGCAGCAGTATCTGGCTGATTGTTGGAGTCGTCGTCCCTGTCCTGCTGgctgtcttcatcatcatcatcctttaCTGGAAGCTGTGCGGTTCGGAGAAGCTGGAGTTCCAGCCAGATGCCATCAACACAAtccagcagagacagaaggtcagaggtcaacaggAAGTTTTTAACTCTGTCCTGTCCTGTATGTAATCATTAATAGCTGATCCGTGTGTCATTTCTCAGCTTCAGGCTCCCAGTGTGAAAGGCTTCGACTTCGCCAAGCTCCACCTCGGTCAGCACAGTAAAGATGACATCATGGTGATCCAGGAGCCTGGCCCACTGCCCGCCCCCGTCAAAGAGGCCACACCTTCTGACGGCGGTGACCTCAACACCCCCAAATCTAAAGGATCGTCCACCAAGGCAACTCGGTCCGGCCGTCGCAGGGGCAGGTCAGTCACACATTTTGACTTTATGCACATCTGTTTACACTGTTAACACTGTTGGTTGGATTGATACTGACACACCTTGAAACAACGTTAAAGGTTTGTATTTCTtcacaaaataagacaaagaagaacaatatgttattgatttctgaaattaaaatatcagaataaaaatcaaggcagaacagaacagtgGTTTTCAAAGTGGGGGCCGTGGTCTGCACCTCAAGCTAGCGTGTAGCCAACAGCCCTGCCGTGGAGGACTCTGCGGAAAAAAACCTAAGAACTTATGACCAACTAAAATCCGAAAATGTGAGGCAGCATACGTTAATTATGGCTTTACAGCCATACAGAAAAATGGCCATGATTGCCTGAAATGCATCCTCTGTCTGGAGACCCTCTCAAACGAGTGTTTAGATGTttgttaataacattaataacaaaACTTATactaaacaaatgtaataattattGACTAGTgaataaaagtaagaaaatacattctaaaaatgtatgtttctttACATATTTTGTAGCATTGTCTGTGGGTTTGGGGGTCCCCAGCCAGAAGCTAATTCTGGAACCCCTGGAATAGAGGACAGATGATATAAACAGTAAAATCCCCGGACCTGAATACATGAGTAGAATTACTCTACTGTCTCTCTTCCATCAGACTCAGCCCGTCAGACGGTGATTCGTTGGGCAGCGACCAATCAAGCGGCAGAGAATCAGCCGAAGAAAGCACCCGGCCTGTGGCCACGCCCAGTGAAGGGAAACAGCACAGGAAAACGGCCAAAAACGGTCAGAGAtactatgacatcatcacctgagctttttgatgtgtgtgtgtcaagatGTTGATTTTGTGATTGAGCAGGTGAtttaagaaaaagagaaatgactgaatgaagaAGCCaaatctgttgttgtgttttaacgAAAAccctccatcttttcttcttaATGCTGCTCAACTGAAGGGAGGAGCAAGATTGGTATGTTTATACCATTACATCATCTCCTGTCTGAcacattaaagctgctctgatcaatattttatatcaaTAGTGGGTCAACACTCAATAACCGGTGAAGAAATTGGAATGTTTGTTAGTGAAATGCATCATGGGAACTGAATTCTCTGCTTGTTGATCTTTTGTGCTATAAATTGCTTCCCCGACCgctgacctctctgtctccactcactCCATCAGGCAGTGGTCCTGAAGAGcttctctcctcatcctccatctTTGACCATGTCGACCGTCTGTCTCGCGGCTCGTCTGATGGCACACGTCGCCAGGCCAACAAGGTACAGCTGATCGCCATGCAGCCACGCCCAAGCCCACCACACGCCCCATCTCAGCCGAGCCCCACGCTCACTGAGAAGGTCAACACAGAGGTGAGATGCTGACCCTCACTGCTCACTGTGAGGTCATTTTAAACCTGTCTGACGTCACCGACCTGTTCGCCTGCAGGTGGCGCTGCGACACAAGTCAGAGATCGAGCATCATAGAAACAAGCTACGACAGCGCGCTAAGAGGCGAGGTCAGTGTGAGTTTCCCTCTATGGACGACATCATGGACGCGTTCGGTGATGGACCAGTGCAGGGTGACGTGGCACAGCGTCTCTATAGCTCTGCCCATGACCACATGGACTGCATCCTACAGGCCGACGCCCACTCACCTCCCACACCCACAGACTCCAGAAGGAGGTGAGACCTCACCTGAGAAAACTGAGCTGATTTGAGGGCAGACACACTGTTTACTCTTATTACTCTGTTCCCGTcttgataaaacattaaaacataaaattgcaTGAGCCTGAGGTTTTCATGGTGATGATTAATTTCTGTCGATCCAGAGGAAGGCGCTCTCCTCGAGGTCGGCGGGCTCAGCCAGGACCGGGAAGTCTTCCTGATACAGACAGAGACCGGCTGCTCACCGATCAGAGCGCCACCTACAGGAAATACCCTGGACTCAACAACGTGGCCTACATGGTGAGACAAGCATGTTTGAACATTTAGAAGAACAGCTCGATACATCTGATTCTACGAGTATTGAATTTGAAATTCCTCAGAACAGCGTTTTggttccattttgtttttattgttaaaatgtaaagtcaGCCCTGTTTTGATTCCATATTGTcttttgcctttcttttttagTCAGACCCTGACCTGCCCCCAGACCACGGCAGCCCCTCCCCTACAGATGAGGTGTTTGACCCTGCCCCAGCCCCACCGCCCTACATGCCCCCCCAGCCCTCCATCGAAGAGGCACGACAGCAGATGCACTCATTACTGGATGACGCCTTTGCCCTGGTGTCACCGTCCTCACAGGGCAGCGCCGGGCTGAGTGGGGTAAGCCCTGCCCTGCCCAGCCCCTCCCCACAGGCCTGCCCCCCAGGCAGGCAGTGGGGCTCTTACCCAGCAGCCCCCTCTCACAGCCCCTTTTCTGCAGTGAGTGTGTTGTCCTGCAGCTGAGGTCCTTTTCCTTCTGTCACGACTCCTGGTCAGTAATcatgttctttctctctttctacagAGATACGCCGAGCTGGGAATGTCTCCCACATCAGTCCAGGGCCTGCTGCAGAGGTTGGTACACTTCAACTCAGGCCCAGGTCTGACAGCTTGACCTCAAACAGAACtgaatgctctgtttttttaatctaggCAGGGCCTGAACTCAG from the Acanthopagrus latus isolate v.2019 chromosome 14, fAcaLat1.1, whole genome shotgun sequence genome contains:
- the si:dkeyp-27e10.3 gene encoding UPF0606 protein KIAA1549 isoform X2 is translated as MMDPVIPPGPGSRTRTRMESRTSACRSALSVILLVVGTLVSMVTSSSPAAGVLELNRTVESPSHPSSPSSPLSLPAPSPYSDSGYHRNSGGAGSAEDSDSGAQGIHLLLRPPDLLSPSLPPPLPPHTQPTLTPPPPWEQGPSLEEAWGSGDYMETLSFMVPDGEEMALATPLPNHTYDEDDGGDWVSYDTAFPARPTLPLSSRLPLSPSSSTPSIPLHTRPTHPNVFPAWDDDYDLEDMMPLEPTELLLPDMNSLEYYTNLLAREREKEREQDRDRVNRTDSEPPITPTTTQTHHSPPSPPLSSGPSPGWEPKLPRARPTPPLTLSPTLTGGKSPTTKTPSAPSPPAPRPKDHAPVPGRHPLHPPSNTTGRGPPPPPLGPPTRPDRPERPPVVIEKPGSAPPTRTITTTTKATTTTTTGITTTTTQITAISLTRAPPVTTPRVAQTPPTRQYLCNVTKPEMYLVRVVSSKGSSAGFGQVRDLLKREFNRSVELQFLRTPSSFAFRVVSGPLIYTAMSVINALRQPPRGSGPVPTVSPLYTIPDLRYQVHSVLQFIPTHIDIRVCNFSDQVERGLMMAYAETRRRSNEAGNITVQLLNITMGVARLGAEQKVSVDITFAVRDGRDYLPGSEVSDHLRKLSLVEFSFYVGFPALQIAEPFHYPELNTSHHLRSTWVRTVLLGVQEQLVAERSFKARLERRLALLLEEGLQTSSRRRLRRATAVGNNSLQVVRVTKLSGPERPLEVFYFVEGPGGERIPAEVTAATLNRLDLQRAAIVLGHRVQRPLAQPVETLSVPPAETQSSSIWLIVGVVVPVLLAVFIIIILYWKLCGSEKLEFQPDAINTIQQRQKAPSVKGFDFAKLHLGQHSKDDIMVIQEPGPLPAPVKEATPSDGGDLNTPKSKGSSTKATRSGRRRGRLSPSDGDSLGSDQSSGRESAEESTRPVATPSEGKQHRKTAKNGRSKIGSGPEELLSSSSIFDHVDRLSRGSSDGTRRQANKVQLIAMQPRPSPPHAPSQPSPTLTEKVNTEVALRHKSEIEHHRNKLRQRAKRRGQCEFPSMDDIMDAFGDGPVQGDVAQRLYSSAHDHMDCILQADAHSPPTPTDSRRRGRRSPRGRRAQPGPGSLPDTDRDRLLTDQSATYRKYPGLNNVAYMSDPDLPPDHGSPSPTDEVFDPAPAPPPYMPPQPSIEEARQQMHSLLDDAFALVSPSSQGSAGLSGVSPALPSPSPQACPPGRQWGSYPAAPSHSPFSARYAELGMSPTSVQGLLQRQGLNSGGYVSTGDQMQESVYSNRGQYEDPPSSSRPRPVGGSTGAQLHHLTQVGLSSQIGAYPGVGRSMSGPTGSSWNQQHSDQDLSRPGASRESVLSFPEFSSSSVFQMPSSSLRDPTAPPLLLTSPTPEYPPEDASPSAHTSASLIKAIREELRRLAQKQAAVTSYP
- the si:dkeyp-27e10.3 gene encoding UPF0606 protein KIAA1549 isoform X3 — its product is MMDPVIPPGPGSRTRTRMESRTSACRSALSVILLVVGTLVSMVTSSSPAAGVLELNRTVESPSHPSSPSSPLSLPAPSPYSDSGYHRNSGGAGSAEDSDSGAQGIHLLLRPPDLLSPSLPPPLPPHTQPTLTPPPPWEQGPSLEEAWGSGDYMETLSFMVPDGEEMALATPLPNHTYDEDDGGDWVSYDTAFPARPTLPLSSRLPLSPSSSTPSIPLHTRPTHPNVFPAWDDDYDLEDMMPLEPTELLLPDMNSLEYYTNLLAREREKEREQDRDRVNRTDSEPPITPTTTQTHHSPPSPPLSSGPSPGWEPKLPRARPTPPLTLSPTLTGGKSPTTKTPSAPSPPAPRPKDHAPVPGRHPLHPPSNTTGRGPPPPPLGPPTRPDRPERPPVVIEKPGSAPPTRTITTTTKATTTTTTGITTTTTQITAISLTRAPPVTTPRVAQTPPTRQYLCNVTKPEMYLVRVVSSKGSSAGFGQVRDLLKREFNRSVELQFLRTPSSFAFRVVSGPLIYTAMSVINALRQPPRGSGPVPTVSPLYTIPDLRYQVHSVLQFIPTHIDIRVCNFSDQVERGLMMAYAETRRRSNEAGNITVQLLNITMGVARLGAEQKVSVDITFAVRDGRDYLPGSEVSDHLRKLSLVEFSFYVGFPALQIAEPFHYPELNTSHHLRSTWVRTVLLGVQEQLVAERSFKARLERRLALLLEEGLQTSSRRRLRRATAVGNNSLQVVRVTKLSGPERPLEVFYFVEGPGGERIPAEVTAATLNRLDLQRAAIVLGHRVQRPLAQPVETLSVPPAETQSSSIWLIVGVVVPVLLAVFIIIILYWKLCGSEKLEFQPDAINTIQQRQKLQAPSVKGFDFAKLHLGQHSKDDIMVIQEPGPLPAPVKEATPSDGGDLNTPKSKGSSTKATRSGRRRGRLSPSDGDSLGSDQSSGRESAEESTRPVATPSEGKQHRKTAKNGRSKIGSGPEELLSSSSIFDHVDRLSRGSSDGTRRQANKVALRHKSEIEHHRNKLRQRAKRRGQCEFPSMDDIMDAFGDGPVQGDVAQRLYSSAHDHMDCILQADAHSPPTPTDSRRRGRRSPRGRRAQPGPGSLPDTDRDRLLTDQSATYRKYPGLNNVAYMSDPDLPPDHGSPSPTDEVFDPAPAPPPYMPPQPSIEEARQQMHSLLDDAFALVSPSSQGSAGLSGVSPALPSPSPQACPPGRQWGSYPAAPSHSPFSARYAELGMSPTSVQGLLQRQGLNSGGYVSTGDQMQESVYSNRGQYEDPPSSSRPRPVGGSTGAQLHHLTQVGLSSQIGAYPGVGRSMSGPTGSSWNQQHSDQDLSRPGASRESVLSFPEFSSSSVFQMPSSSLRDPTAPPLLLTSPTPEYPPEDASPSAHTSASLIKAIREELRRLAQKQAAVTSYP